From the genome of Candidatus Methanomethylophilaceae archaeon:
GTGATCGAACTCATCATGTCCAAAAGCGCCAGAGCCTTCAGCGGCAGCCGCGGATGGAAAGGGACCATGAAATATGGGACCAAATCCATAGGGGAATGGATGCTCAGAGGATTCAAGAAGATGTGATTTAGACGTCATTTCTCCGATTTGGAGGAATAAGCTCCGATAATCCTAGTTGTTTCGGACTTCTAAAAATATATTGCAACAGATTTTTTCCATAGAACAAGAAAAATCTGTCGCAATAGATTATTTGCCAGCCTTCATCTCAGTTCAGCAGTTCGATTTCCAGCCTGTCGTAGAACCGGCCTTTGTTGAAAATGTTGTGCCTGTGATATTCAAGGTATTCCGGATTGGGTGCCAGCTTCTTTTTCGGGATGTCTATCTCCTTTCCGTCATACTTGCGGAAATAGCTGTCGTAAACGTCTCTGTCCATCGCATCCTCTATCGATGACGAAAGCCGGACACAATAGCTGCCCGGATCGACGGTGATGAGCCCCACATCGAATGCGACATCATGAAGAGCATTCAGACACAGCCCGTTGCGGACGTCCAGCCTCTCGATTCCGGTGCTTTCGCACCAAGGCTTTATGTGGCTCGCTCTCAGCAGACGGGGCTCTTTCATCCCCGTTATGCAGCAGGAGCCGCCATAGGCATCAAGCACAAGATCCCTGAACTAATCTTGGTTGACTCTGGTATTCACAAGGCGTTTCTTCGTCAGTCCGAACACCCATCTGTTCGCTTCGATATCGACCGATTCTACGGCTCCGGAGACGATTTCGTATATCGCGATAAACTGAGGATCCTTATCCAATTCCTCTAAGGCCTCATCCGGAGACATATCCCTGAAGATTCCTTTGAAATCGTCCCCCAAACCGTAATGCCTGAGAATCGCCCAGGACTGGTATCCTTTGCTTTTGCCGCTGTCAAGGCCCAATATCTCCTCATCCAATCTGCGGCTGGACAGCCCGTCAAAGAGATATCTGATGACGATGCCCTCCCTCAGTTCCCTTCTATAATGTTTGAATTCCCTATCGCGTGAGGATATCGCCAGATCAGGAAGCTGCATAAGGCATCATTGGATAATGCAGCTTTATAGTTGTCCAAAGAAACTTCAAGAATGGGATAACAGTTGCGACATCTGCAACTTGTCAGCAGACCCTTAATGAATAATGGAGCCCAAATACGAAAAGACCAAGCATTTATTCCGTGATGACGATTCTGACAGCGCGCCGGAACGTTCGGCGCCAGGATGTGATCACATGGAAATCGTAGGGATCTGGGTCATCAAAGAGGCGATTACGTTCGACGAGAACGCCAACAGAGTGTGGAGATCTAAGGAAGACGTCCTCGCCGACGACTCTTTGGACGAAGACTTCAAAGAAGCTTTCCTCACTAAATTCGCCTTTGAAGACGACGGCTTCATGCGTACGATCATGCCGATACCCGCCGAAATCACGCAGGAAGAGATAGACCAGGCCCTGGCAGAAGGTGAGATCGAGCTGTACGGCGACGGTTTCATGTCAGTGGAGAAGCACCCGTGGAAGATCGAGGACGGGAAGCTCATGGTAGACACCGGAATCAAAGGCGAGGTCTTCGGCGAGAAGATTTCCCCTTGGGCCGAAGCCCCCATTAAAGACGGCGTTATGGAGTACGTCACATACAGGCTGGTGAAGGAGCGATTCTGACCCGCGCAATCCGGGGCCCGTCCGGCCTCGGTCTTTGATTTATCACTATAGTCTTATTTTTAGGAACAACACCTCAGCCATTGAGTTTTCTATGCAAAAGGATGGACATCAGCTGGATAATCAGTCGGCGCTCATTTTCTGATTTCAGCGCCGCAGCCGCCGCAGAACCTCGCGTCGGACCTGTTCTCTCTGCCGCATGCGGAGCAATAAATGACATCATTATTTATGCTTGAAGAACCGAACCTCGGCGCCTCCAAGAATCTGTAGGGCGTCTCGCAATTCGGACATTTCTTTGTCAGAGTCAGAACATACACCAGATAGATTACTCCCAACAGTATCCCGAGAATCAAGAGTATGATCAGGATGATTATGCGCCCTGCCGTCCATACGGAGACGTCCACATTGCGCTTGCAGTTGGGGCAGTACATCATCTCGGCCATGAGCCTTGATTCTAAACCAGCGATTTATATGTTGTTGGTTGGAAAAGCAACAGTATTACATGCGGGGTTCTATAAAACGCCTATTGTCTGATGTGATGTAACCGTATATCACAAGACCCATGGATGCAAG
Proteins encoded in this window:
- a CDS encoding HNH endonuclease; translation: MLDAYGGSCCITGMKEPRLLRASHIKPWCESTGIERLDVRNGLCLNALHDVAFDVGLITVDPGSYCVRLSSSIEDAMDRDVYDSYFRKYDGKEIDIPKKKLAPNPEYLEYHRHNIFNKGRFYDRLEIELLN
- a CDS encoding zinc-ribbon domain-containing protein; protein product: MAEMMYCPNCKRNVDVSVWTAGRIIILIILLILGILLGVIYLVYVLTLTKKCPNCETPYRFLEAPRFGSSSINNDVIYCSACGRENRSDARFCGGCGAEIRK